From a region of the Zerene cesonia ecotype Mississippi chromosome 11, Zerene_cesonia_1.1, whole genome shotgun sequence genome:
- the LOC119830070 gene encoding transport and Golgi organization protein 11-like produces MKDKTMQYTSDEAYARLISHNMTVPQRIKATGDVMDEENTPNGIISGWDYANEKFDMKVPERILVVGQDQHIGTKAPPREIQLDNAVLPTDPGMIRVSTPPRVITLDQHYFPSADDFPPGTANSPPQHIRSTRSQGEVVRPMLANPDNLNESTMTESRLVLRDPTPPIGNGEGLSASEELVHLRRQIAKLNRRVMTIEAETLQRQQKEKIAYAISIAYLLFKVIAWLNRS; encoded by the exons ATGAAAGATAAAACAATGCAGTATACTTCAGATGAAGCTTACGCTCGGCTTATAAGTCACAACATGACGGTACCACAAAGAATAAAG GCTACAGGAGATGTTATGGATGAGGAAAATACACCAAATGGAATAATATCAGGATGGGACTATGCAAATGAGAAATTTGACATGAAAGTGCCAGAAAGAATTCTTGTTGTTGGCCAGGATCAGCATATTG GCACAAAGGCTCCTCCAAGGGAAATTCAATTAGATAATGCTGTGCTACCCACTGATCCTGGAATGATTCGTGTTAGCACACCACCAAGAGTAATTACACTTGACCAGCACTACTTCCCTTCTGCAGATGACTTTCCTCCTGGAACTGCTAATTCACCCCCACAGCACATAAGATCCACTCGTTCACAGGGAGAAGTAGTTCGCCCAATGTTAGCAAATCCTGACAATCTTAATGAGTCTACCATGACAGAGTCCCGTTTGGTTCTAAG aGATCCAACCCCGCCAATAGGAAATGGAGAGGGGCTATCAGCGTCTGAAGAATTGGTTCATCTTCGCCGGCAAATAGCCAAATTAAACCGACGAGTAATGACAATAGAAGCAGAAACACTTCAAAGGCAACAAAAGGAGAAAATTGCTTATGCAATAAGCATtgcttatttgttatttaaagtgATCGCCTGGCTCAATAGATCTTAA